Proteins co-encoded in one Leptospira inadai serovar Lyme str. 10 genomic window:
- a CDS encoding acetyl-CoA C-acetyltransferase, whose translation MSNAYVIDAVRTPRGKGKKRGTLASIHPQELSASTLNAIKERNGLKPEIVEEVVLGCVSQVEDQAACIARYAVMAAQWPNSVPGYTVNRFCGSGLQAVNNVANHVQAGSMDVALGGGIESMSRVKMGADMGERDFNVGNANIAKHYNLVPQGISADLIATKYNISREDADRFAESSQLKADKAIKDGVFKKSIIPVKLEDGTVVDTDENPRIESDYAFLSGLGAVFKTIGEKELDAIALRSYPEVQKINHIHTLGNSSGIVDGAASVLIANDDGIKKYGLKPRAKIVAMASTGEDPTIMLTGPVSASRKALHLAGLRVEDIDIWEINEAFASVVLYTQRTLGIPLEKINVNGGSISLGHPLGATGAILLGTALDELERRKQRYALITLCIGGGMGIATIIERI comes from the coding sequence ATGTCCAATGCATATGTAATCGATGCCGTACGCACCCCCCGCGGTAAGGGAAAAAAAAGAGGAACCCTGGCATCCATTCACCCTCAAGAACTGTCCGCCTCGACCCTAAACGCAATCAAAGAAAGAAACGGATTAAAACCTGAAATCGTGGAAGAGGTAGTCTTAGGTTGCGTCTCACAAGTGGAAGACCAGGCAGCCTGCATCGCACGTTATGCGGTCATGGCCGCACAATGGCCGAATTCGGTTCCGGGATATACGGTAAACCGTTTTTGCGGATCGGGACTCCAGGCGGTCAATAACGTGGCCAATCACGTGCAAGCGGGAAGCATGGACGTGGCTTTAGGAGGAGGAATCGAGTCCATGAGCCGGGTCAAAATGGGCGCGGATATGGGAGAAAGGGATTTTAATGTAGGAAATGCTAATATAGCAAAACATTATAATTTAGTTCCTCAGGGAATTTCCGCGGATTTAATCGCCACTAAATATAATATTTCCAGAGAGGATGCCGATCGATTCGCGGAATCCTCCCAATTGAAAGCGGACAAGGCCATCAAGGACGGCGTATTTAAGAAATCCATAATTCCCGTTAAGTTGGAAGACGGGACCGTCGTCGATACCGACGAGAATCCTCGCATCGAGTCCGATTACGCATTCCTTTCCGGCTTGGGTGCGGTATTTAAAACGATCGGAGAAAAGGAACTGGACGCAATCGCATTACGTTCTTATCCCGAAGTTCAAAAGATCAACCATATTCATACCTTGGGAAATTCTTCCGGAATCGTCGACGGAGCCGCATCGGTTCTCATAGCCAACGATGACGGAATTAAAAAATACGGCCTTAAACCTAGAGCCAAAATCGTCGCAATGGCTTCGACAGGGGAAGACCCGACCATCATGCTGACCGGCCCCGTATCCGCCTCGAGAAAGGCACTTCATCTAGCCGGTCTAAGAGTGGAAGACATCGATATTTGGGAAATTAACGAGGCGTTTGCGTCCGTCGTTCTTTATACCCAACGGACTTTAGGCATCCCGCTCGAAAAAATTAACGTTAACGGCGGATCCATTTCTCTAGGCCATCCTCTCGGCGCGACCGGCGCGATTTTATTAGGAACCGCATTGGATGAATTAGAAAGACGTAAACAGCGTTATGCGCTCATTACTCTTTGCATCGGCGGAGGAATGGGAATCGCTACGATCATCGAGAGAATCTGA
- a CDS encoding TolC family protein, producing MHLYKCAITAPTITAYLFLAIIGPRDVISSVPKLDSSDLLEQNSREDMHLPLKRKLSLREAEELFLKNNLSLISSKFEIEAKKAEILQAQLWDNPSIAIDQNIYNRQTGIYFDTTKNGETAIQIQQLFLMAGKRDKRVRLAKWNKEISEQIFYDTLRSLKLELRTTFFQLHFARQSMEFYKESIPAIKKTISGAENVYRNRNILLSELLRLKSLLFRLENDRSKIIQIIYEKEAALKVLLNEQATIEYEIFPEFTEHANSEYSILSLDTKEIIKSAIEHRPDLKSLELSVKAEQTNLSLQKAMVIPDVALGGSYDRAGNYINNYYGFTVSTSIPLFDRNQGNIKAAEMILNSKKVAYEEQLLKVKAEVRAALEIARDKERLLRNYGNSFTKDYKGLAGLMIENYGKKYITILEFADFFESYSESTLNMIRLQSDRIEAAESLNFSIGKTVAELGK from the coding sequence ATGCACTTATACAAATGCGCGATTACTGCGCCCACTATCACCGCCTATCTTTTTTTAGCGATTATAGGGCCGAGGGATGTGATTTCATCCGTCCCTAAACTCGACTCATCGGATCTTCTCGAACAAAATTCCCGGGAAGACATGCACCTACCTCTAAAAAGAAAATTAAGTCTCAGAGAAGCGGAGGAATTATTCCTTAAAAATAATCTCTCTCTTATTTCCTCCAAATTCGAAATCGAAGCGAAAAAGGCCGAAATTCTGCAAGCCCAACTATGGGATAACCCGAGCATCGCGATCGATCAGAACATCTATAATCGGCAGACCGGAATCTATTTCGATACTACCAAGAACGGAGAAACCGCGATTCAAATCCAACAATTATTCCTGATGGCAGGAAAGAGAGACAAACGAGTACGCTTGGCAAAGTGGAATAAGGAAATCTCGGAGCAGATATTCTACGATACTTTACGTTCTCTTAAATTAGAACTTAGGACTACGTTCTTTCAATTGCATTTCGCCAGACAATCCATGGAATTCTACAAGGAAAGCATACCGGCCATCAAAAAAACGATCTCGGGAGCGGAAAACGTATATCGAAATCGGAATATTCTTCTCTCGGAATTATTAAGGTTAAAATCCCTACTCTTTCGTTTGGAGAACGATAGATCGAAAATAATCCAGATAATTTACGAAAAGGAGGCCGCCTTAAAGGTCTTGTTAAACGAACAGGCTACCATCGAGTACGAGATATTTCCGGAATTTACGGAACATGCGAACTCGGAATATTCGATCCTTTCCCTGGATACGAAAGAGATAATAAAATCCGCAATCGAACATAGGCCCGATCTTAAAAGCCTCGAACTATCGGTAAAAGCCGAACAAACCAATCTTTCTTTGCAAAAGGCGATGGTGATTCCGGACGTCGCTCTGGGTGGAAGCTATGACCGAGCCGGAAATTATATCAATAACTATTACGGGTTTACGGTATCCACTTCCATTCCTCTTTTCGATCGAAACCAAGGAAACATCAAGGCTGCAGAGATGATATTGAATTCCAAGAAAGTCGCCTACGAAGAACAGCTTTTAAAAGTGAAGGCGGAAGTCCGGGCCGCCTTGGAAATAGCGAGGGACAAGGAACGGTTACTAAGGAATTACGGGAATTCCTTTACGAAGGATTATAAAGGCCTCGCAGGATTAATGATAGAAAATTACGGAAAAAAATACATCACCATATTAGAATTTGCGGATTTTTTCGAATCTTACAGCGAAAGCACTCTTAATATGATTCGGCTTCAATCGGATCGGATCGAAGCGGCCGAATCGTTGAATTTTTCGATCGGAAAAACGGTGGCGGAATTAGGCAAATGA
- a CDS encoding efflux RND transporter periplasmic adaptor subunit translates to MKIYLSEIYSQFLKRKKGILLLSLPVFAGTFVAFHAFSDNKGNEFWRKEQNRIPKISEQGRLISFPPDYPGLTRFSYITVGVGNASFSVIAPARVVASIKTSVNSGEKIILFDSPETTQLFSEYKRNRATAIKGLKDLMRVRDMYANQAATGRDVTEAESNFAVTKAEADESESKLRTIGLNPKELDNVKGPALWLICDVPESQLSEVQKGEEVRIQLSSFPGKTFVGHAEAIGDAIDPVLRTVKVRVTIKNPKEKILPGMYAKVDFGDPHTSVILLPNRSILTVDEKNYVFVKEGTGSFRRRQIILGTSGEASTIVTDGLSVGETILIEGVILLKGLSFGF, encoded by the coding sequence ATGAAGATCTATCTATCCGAGATATATTCGCAATTCTTAAAACGTAAAAAAGGAATTCTTCTTCTGTCATTGCCCGTCTTCGCGGGAACGTTCGTCGCCTTTCATGCATTTAGCGACAATAAAGGAAATGAATTTTGGCGAAAGGAGCAAAATCGAATTCCCAAAATTTCGGAGCAAGGCAGGCTGATTTCTTTTCCTCCCGATTATCCTGGTTTGACTAGATTTTCGTATATCACCGTCGGAGTCGGGAATGCGTCTTTTTCGGTTATCGCTCCTGCAAGAGTCGTCGCCAGCATCAAAACGTCCGTCAACTCGGGAGAAAAGATCATTCTTTTCGATTCCCCCGAAACCACTCAGCTCTTCTCGGAATACAAAAGAAACAGGGCCACCGCAATCAAAGGACTCAAAGATCTGATGAGAGTGCGGGATATGTACGCCAATCAGGCCGCTACCGGTCGGGACGTGACCGAAGCCGAATCCAACTTTGCCGTCACAAAGGCGGAAGCGGATGAATCAGAATCCAAGCTGAGAACGATCGGCCTAAATCCGAAAGAGCTGGATAACGTAAAGGGCCCCGCTCTTTGGTTGATATGCGACGTACCGGAATCCCAGTTAAGCGAGGTACAAAAAGGCGAAGAGGTTCGAATTCAGTTATCCTCCTTTCCGGGTAAAACTTTCGTCGGACATGCGGAGGCGATAGGCGACGCGATAGATCCCGTTTTAAGAACCGTAAAAGTAAGGGTAACGATTAAGAATCCCAAAGAAAAGATCCTCCCGGGAATGTATGCGAAAGTCGATTTCGGAGATCCACACACTTCGGTCATTTTACTTCCGAATCGGTCGATTCTTACGGTCGACGAAAAAAATTACGTTTTCGTAAAGGAAGGAACGGGATCCTTCCGCCGACGCCAAATCATACTGGGGACCTCCGGAGAAGCTAGTACGATCGTAACCGACGGTCTTTCGGTCGGTGAAACGATTTTGATCGAAGGCGTGATTTTACTGAAAGGATTAAGCTTCGGGTTTTAA